One stretch of Zingiber officinale cultivar Zhangliang chromosome 6B, Zo_v1.1, whole genome shotgun sequence DNA includes these proteins:
- the LOC121990905 gene encoding protein ALP1-like: protein MSHSTSSSSSSSSSTSEDEVHVEIDEQAYDPGEELMLLVLQQHQQLMEAYQRRDMRRRRFVQRNREAGHERLVNDYFSITPVYHDEIFRRRFRMQRELFLRIVNALENHSAFFQQRDDAVRRKGLSPLQKCTAVIRQLAYGVPVDHLDEYLRMGESTAIRCLFKFCEYVVEIFGDRYLRRPNADDVQRLLQIHDERHGFPGMLGSLDCMHWKWKNCPVAWKGQFTRGHESPTIVLEAVASHDLWIWHAFFGVAGSRNDINVLYESPIFNNVLQGNMPAINFTVNDTTYTKGYYLTDGIYPEWATFVKAFSCPEDPKRKLFKERRESARKDVERAFGVLQSRWAIIRGPARYWYRKKLKQIMLACIILHNMIVEDEGGHVTNWYSEEGDEPAQPFHGSNRGFQDYLRTNSELRDTQVHHQLRADLVKHIWGQYNNNP, encoded by the coding sequence ATGTCTCATTCTACAAGCAGCTCTAGCTCAAGTTCCAGCTCGACAAGCGAAGACGAAGTCCATGTTGAAATCGATGAGCAAGCTTATGATCCGGGTGAAGAACTTATGTTATTGGTTCTTCAACAACACCAACAACTTATGGAAGCATATCAGAGGAGGGACATGCGCAGAAGAAGGTTTGTCCAAAGAAATCGTGAAGCCGGGCATGAGAGACTTGTCAATGATTATTTCTCTATAACCCCGGTATATCACGATGAAATATTTCGAAGACGATTTCGAATGCAAAGAGAGTTATTCCTCCGCATAGTAAATGCATTAGAGAATCATTCAGCATTTTTTCAACAAAGGGACGATGCTGTACGAAGAAAAGGGTTGTCACCACTACAAAAATGCACCGCTGTGATTCGTCAACTGGCTTACGGAGTCCCTGTCGATCATCTTGACGAGTACCTACGTATGGGTGAATCAACTGCTATCAGGTGCCTTTTTAAGTTCTGCGAATACGTTGTTGAAATATTTGGTGATAGGTACTTGAGAAGGCCAAATGCTGATGATGTTCaacgtcttcttcaaattcaTGATGAGAGACATGGCTTTCCTGGCATGTTAGGTAGCCTTGATTGTATGCACTGGAAATGGAAAAATTGTCCAGTTGCTTGGAAAGGTCAATTTACAAGGGGGCATGAGTCACCAACAATCGTACTTGAAGCGGTCGCGTCTCATGACTTGTGGATATGGCATGCATTTTTTGGGGTCGCCGGTTCACGTAACGATATTAACGTGTTATATGAATCTCCCATATTCAACAACGTCTTGCAAGGAAATATGCCGGCGATTAATTTCACGGTGAACGACACTACATATACGAAGGGCTATTATCTAACAGATGGAATATATCCCGAGTGGGCTACTTTTGTTAAGGCTTTTTCTTGCCCGGAGGATCCCAAGAGGAAGTTGTTTAAGGAAAGACGGGAGTCTGCAAGAAAAGATGTTGAACGGGCATTTGGGGTGCTCCAATCTCGATGGGCGATTATCAGAGGTCCAGCTCGGTATTGGTATAGGAAAAAGTTAAAACAAATCATGTTAGCATGCATTATTTTGCATAATATGATTGTTGAGGATGAGGGAGGTCACGTGACAAATTGGTACAGCGAAGAAGGTGACGAACCCGCACAACCTTTCCATGGCTCAAATCGAGGATTTCAGGATTATCTTCGAACAAATTCTGAGCTACGTGACACTCAAGTTCATCACCAACTTCGCGCCGACTTAGTTAAGCATATCTGGGGGCAATACAACAACAATCCatga
- the LOC121990904 gene encoding glutathione S-transferase T3-like, whose product MSFPPQNLQNVQGFGNYAPRGPYQPLPAEYWQNMSHPYFTPSVVHGYGTPHTTSMSFTPSMSNEPATPTFVPKTQLSDRESPIEVVNLEKTISNAEGKRKRSSWTKVEDEVLARSFVTISDDPIIGNDQKADAFWGRVASYYNENLHQGSNTRSANVILSHWHNTIQKKVYRFNANYNSIYSSYRSGHSDEDILRFAYEKYLSENNGVAFNLEHVWRIVKDRPMFTPQSADHFVATKKTRTSESGASNTSSNQDVSIDLDYEDTRPMGQKAAKRKGKDKVKSTMEDLTVNYNNIITKFTEYTSVKKSEVDLKQKQLEVEEIKAKAALSKSKAKNRRLKLKEYEILNKDTSQMTKEQLIIHECLCKDIRSRWNI is encoded by the coding sequence ATGTCGTTTCCtccacaaaatcttcaaaatGTCCAAGGGTTTGGAAATTATGCCCCTCGAGGTCCATATCAACCGCTTCCAGCCGAATATTGGCAAAACATGAGTCATCCATATTTCACGCCGTCGGTTGTTCATGGATATGGTACCCCGCACACAACTAGTATGTCTTTCACTCCTTCAATGTCGAATGAACCTGCAACTCCAACTTTTGTCCCGAAAACTCAACTTTCCGACCGTGAATCCCCAATTGAGGTGGTCAATTTAGAAAAGACGATTTCAAATGCTGAGGGTAAAAGAAAGCGTTCAAGTTGGACAAAGGTTGAAGACGAGGTCTTAGCGAGAAGTTTTGTCACTATCAGTGATGATCCAATAATCGGCAATGATCAAAAGGCGGATGCTTTTTGGGGACGGGTTGCAAGCTACTACAATGAGAATCTTCACCAAGGTTCAAACACCAGAAGTGCAAATGTTATACTGTCACATTGGcacaatacaatccaaaagaagGTATATCGATTCAACGCAAATTACAATAGTATTTATAGTTCATATCGAAGTGGTCACAGTGATGAAGATATATTGAGGTTTGCGTACGAAAAATATCTATCTGAAAACAATGGTGTTGCATTCAATCTCGAACATGTGTGGAGAATTGTCAAAGACCGTCCAATGTTTACTCCACAGTCCGCTGATCACTTTGTGGCGACAAAGAAGACGAGGACCTCAGAGTCTGGAGCAAGCAACACCTCCTCCAACCAAGATGTGAGTATAGACCTGGATTATGAAGATACTCGTCCAATGGGGCAAAAGGCAGCAAAAAGAAAGGGGAAAGACAAAGTAAAATCGACCATGGAGGATCTGACAGTAAACTACAACAATATTATCACAAAGTTCACTGAGTACACAAGCGTGAAGAAGTCCGAAGTCGATTTGAAACAAAAACAACTTGAAGTAGAGGAGATTAAGGCAAAAGCTGCATTGTCCAAATCTAAAGCTAAGAATCGTCGCTTGAAGTTGAAGGAGTACGAAATATTGAACAAAGACACCTCGCAAATGACAAAGGAGCagcttatcatacatgaatgCCTATGCAAGGATATTAGGTCGAGATGGAATATCTAA